One region of Mycobacterium riyadhense genomic DNA includes:
- a CDS encoding DivIVA domain-containing protein, with product MALVLLYLVVLVLVAIVLFGAASLLFGRGEQLPPLPRATTATVLPAFGVTGADVDAVKFTQVLRGYKTSEVDWVLDRLGRELEALRGELAAIQAAQAGPAETDAKDIDDRQDAK from the coding sequence GTGGCTTTGGTGTTGCTATACCTCGTGGTACTGGTCTTGGTGGCGATCGTGTTGTTCGGGGCGGCCAGCCTGCTCTTTGGCCGTGGCGAGCAGTTGCCGCCCTTGCCGCGAGCGACGACGGCGACGGTGCTGCCCGCCTTCGGTGTCACCGGCGCCGACGTCGATGCGGTCAAGTTCACTCAGGTGTTGCGTGGCTACAAGACCAGCGAGGTCGACTGGGTGCTGGATCGGCTCGGCCGTGAGCTCGAGGCGCTGCGCGGAGAGTTGGCGGCTATCCAGGCGGCCCAGGCCGGGCCCGCCGAAACCGATGCCAAAGACATTGATGACCGTCAGGATGCAAAGTGA
- a CDS encoding type II toxin-antitoxin system Phd/YefM family antitoxin codes for MRTIAQRELRNDNAKVIEAVTAGETFVVTRNGEPVAELRPIRAGRRSFISRAEVAALAAAAVRIDHRRFRADLDRLIDQGL; via the coding sequence ATGCGAACCATCGCCCAGCGCGAACTGCGCAATGACAACGCCAAGGTCATCGAAGCGGTAACGGCGGGTGAGACTTTCGTCGTCACCCGCAACGGTGAACCGGTGGCCGAGCTTCGTCCGATACGAGCCGGTCGTCGCTCCTTCATCTCCCGCGCTGAGGTCGCGGCGCTAGCGGCGGCCGCGGTGCGTATCGATCATCGCCGGTTCCGTGCAGACCTGGACCGGTTGATCGACCAAGGACTCTGA
- a CDS encoding DNA-3-methyladenine glycosylase I — protein MIDDGLVRCGWAQGRPGPDFELYRDYHDHEWGCPVRGGAALFERMSLEAFQSGLSWLIILRKRENFRRAFSGFDIEKVARYNDADVQRLLADEGIVRNRAKIEATIANARAAADLGSPQDLSELLWSFAPSPRPRFASLAEIPSTSVEAKAMARELKRRGFRFVGPTTAYALMQATGMVDDHIRDCWVPAPAPLRP, from the coding sequence GTGATCGATGACGGCCTGGTGCGCTGCGGCTGGGCCCAAGGCCGTCCAGGGCCCGACTTCGAGCTGTACCGCGACTATCACGACCACGAGTGGGGCTGTCCGGTGCGGGGCGGGGCGGCGCTGTTCGAGAGGATGAGCCTGGAGGCCTTCCAGAGCGGCTTGTCATGGCTGATCATCCTGCGCAAGCGGGAGAACTTCCGGCGAGCGTTCTCTGGCTTCGACATCGAGAAGGTCGCTCGCTATAACGACGCCGATGTGCAACGGCTGCTGGCCGACGAGGGAATTGTCCGCAACCGAGCCAAGATCGAGGCGACGATCGCCAATGCGCGTGCCGCCGCTGACCTGGGATCGCCGCAAGACCTATCCGAGCTACTGTGGTCGTTCGCGCCGTCGCCTCGGCCGCGGTTCGCCAGCTTGGCTGAAATCCCTTCGACCAGTGTGGAAGCGAAGGCCATGGCGCGTGAATTGAAGCGACGCGGGTTCCGCTTCGTTGGGCCTACGACCGCCTACGCGCTGATGCAAGCGACGGGAATGGTCGACGATCACATCCGTGATTGCTGGGTGCCGGCACCGGCCCCGTTGAGGCCCTGA
- a CDS encoding type II toxin-antitoxin system VapC family toxin, protein MASGLVDTSVVVDWHDPAVIAALPDEMAVSAITMAELAVGPQLASSPVEAAKRQARLQEVESVLEPIAFDAAAARSYGLVAAAVVREGRKPRSRFADLLIAATAHASRLDLYTRNGDDFTGLEGLVRVVPI, encoded by the coding sequence GTGGCATCCGGTCTCGTCGACACCTCGGTCGTCGTCGACTGGCACGACCCGGCGGTGATCGCCGCGCTGCCCGACGAGATGGCCGTATCCGCAATCACCATGGCCGAATTGGCGGTTGGTCCACAACTCGCCTCGAGCCCGGTGGAAGCCGCGAAGAGACAGGCTCGCCTGCAGGAAGTGGAATCGGTTCTCGAGCCGATCGCGTTCGACGCAGCGGCCGCACGCAGTTACGGACTCGTCGCCGCCGCGGTTGTCCGCGAAGGACGCAAGCCGCGGAGCCGGTTTGCCGACCTACTGATCGCCGCGACGGCACACGCCAGTCGCCTTGATCTCTACACCCGAAACGGCGACGACTTCACCGGTCTGGAAGGCCTCGTCCGGGTCGTCCCCATCTGA
- a CDS encoding glucosyl-3-phosphoglycerate synthase: MTTSDLVDGVLAALPGDTWLSNRSFSRPRWTIGELVAAKAGRTISVVLPALNEEDTIESVIDSISPLVDGLVDELIVLDSGSTDDTEIRAIAAGARVVSREQALPEVPTRPGKGEALWRSLAATSGDIVVFVDSDLINPHPMFVPWLVGPLLTGEGVHLVKSFYRRPLTVSDAGGGAGATGGGRVTELVARPLLAALRPELGCVLQPLSGEYAASRELLISVPFAPGYGVEIGLLVDTFDRMGLDAIAQVNLGVRAHRNRPLAELGVMSRQVIATLFSRCGIPDSGVGLTQFFPVGSDFEGYTQHTRPVSLVDRPPMNLLRPR, encoded by the coding sequence ATGACGACGTCGGACCTGGTTGACGGGGTCCTGGCCGCGTTGCCGGGGGACACCTGGTTGTCCAATCGCAGCTTTAGCCGTCCCCGCTGGACCATCGGCGAATTGGTGGCGGCCAAGGCCGGGCGGACGATCTCGGTGGTACTGCCGGCCCTCAACGAGGAAGACACCATCGAATCGGTGATCGACAGCATCTCACCGCTGGTTGATGGCCTGGTCGACGAGCTGATCGTGCTGGACTCAGGCTCCACCGACGACACCGAGATCCGTGCCATTGCCGCCGGCGCCCGTGTCGTCAGCCGTGAACAGGCGTTGCCGGAGGTTCCGACGCGGCCCGGCAAGGGGGAGGCGTTGTGGCGCTCACTGGCGGCCACCAGCGGCGACATCGTGGTTTTCGTCGATTCCGACCTGATCAATCCGCACCCGATGTTCGTGCCGTGGCTGGTCGGCCCGCTGCTCACCGGCGAGGGCGTGCACCTGGTCAAGAGCTTCTACCGGCGGCCACTAACTGTCAGCGATGCCGGCGGCGGCGCCGGTGCCACGGGCGGCGGGCGGGTCACCGAGCTGGTGGCGCGGCCGCTGCTGGCGGCGCTGCGGCCGGAGCTTGGTTGCGTGCTGCAGCCGCTGAGCGGCGAGTACGCGGCGAGTCGGGAGCTGCTGATATCGGTGCCGTTCGCCCCGGGCTACGGCGTGGAGATCGGGCTGCTGGTCGACACCTTCGATCGGATGGGCCTGGACGCGATCGCCCAGGTCAATCTGGGCGTGCGAGCGCACCGCAACCGGCCCCTGGCCGAGCTGGGCGTAATGAGCCGTCAGGTCATTGCGACGCTGTTCTCCCGGTGCGGTATCCCCGACTCTGGGGTCGGTTTGACTCAGTTCTTCCCGGTCGGCTCGGATTTCGAAGGCTACACCCAGCACACCAGGCCGGTGTCGCTGGTGGACCGACCGCCCATGAACTTGTTGCGACCACGCTGA
- the dapE gene encoding succinyl-diaminopimelate desuccinylase, with protein sequence MLDLRGDPVALTAALVDIPSESRSEARIADEVETALRTQTSGFELIRNGNAVLARTSLHRPSRVLLAGHLDTVPVADNLPSRIENGELHGCGTADMKSGDAVFLHLAATVAEPVHDLTLVFYDCEEIDSAANGLGRIQRELPDWLAADVAILGEPTAGWIEAGCQGTLRVVISATGTRAHSARSWLGDNAIHKLGAVLDRLAGYRARSVDIDGCTYREGLSAVRVDGGVAGNVIPDAASVTVNYRFAPDRSAEAALQHIHDVFDGLDVAIEQTDSAAGALPGLSQPAAKALVEAAGGQVRAKYGWTDVSRFAALGVPAVNYGPGDPNLAHRRDERVPVGQITTAVDMLRRYLSV encoded by the coding sequence GTGCTGGACTTGCGTGGGGATCCCGTTGCGTTGACCGCGGCGCTGGTCGACATCCCCAGCGAGTCGCGGAGCGAGGCGCGCATTGCCGACGAGGTCGAGACAGCGCTGCGCACGCAGACTTCCGGCTTCGAGCTCATTCGTAATGGCAACGCCGTGTTGGCACGCACCTCGCTGCACCGGCCTTCGCGGGTGCTGCTGGCCGGGCATCTGGACACCGTGCCGGTGGCCGACAACCTGCCCAGCAGGATCGAAAATGGCGAATTGCATGGCTGCGGCACCGCGGACATGAAATCGGGTGACGCGGTTTTCCTTCATCTGGCGGCCACCGTGGCCGAACCGGTGCACGACCTGACTTTGGTTTTCTACGACTGCGAGGAAATCGATTCGGCGGCAAACGGTTTGGGCCGTATCCAGCGGGAGCTGCCGGACTGGCTGGCCGCCGACGTGGCCATTCTGGGCGAGCCCACCGCCGGCTGGATCGAGGCCGGCTGCCAGGGCACGCTGCGGGTCGTCATCAGCGCCACCGGCACCCGCGCACATTCGGCTCGTTCTTGGCTGGGCGACAACGCAATTCACAAGCTGGGCGCGGTGCTGGATCGGCTGGCAGGGTATCGGGCACGCAGCGTCGACATCGATGGTTGCACCTACCGCGAGGGCTTGTCGGCGGTCCGTGTTGACGGCGGTGTCGCCGGCAACGTGATTCCCGACGCGGCTTCGGTCACGGTCAACTACCGTTTTGCCCCCGACCGGTCTGCGGAAGCGGCACTGCAACACATCCACGACGTGTTCGACGGGCTCGACGTAGCGATCGAGCAGACCGACTCCGCGGCCGGTGCGCTGCCCGGGCTGTCCCAGCCCGCCGCCAAGGCCCTGGTCGAGGCCGCCGGTGGGCAGGTCCGGGCCAAATACGGCTGGACCGATGTGTCTCGGTTTGCGGCGCTGGGCGTACCGGCGGTCAACTACGGTCCCGGGGATCCCAACCTGGCACACCGGCGCGACGAGCGGGTGCCGGTCGGCCAGATCACCACCGCGGTGGACATGCTGCGCCGGTACCTGAGTGTGTAG
- the glgA gene encoding glycogen synthase has product MRVAMLTREYPPEVYGGAGVHVTELVSQLRRLCAVDVHCMGAPRPGAAAYQPDPRLRSANAALSTLSSDLLMANAAGAATVVHSHTWYTGLAGHLAALLHDIPHVLTAHSLEPMRPWKAEQLGGGYRLSTWVERTAVLAADAIIAVSSGMRDDIVRVYPTLDPSVVHVIHNGIDPEVWYPAGPVRTGSVLAELGVDPNRPMVAFVGRITRQKGVQHLVAAAHRFSPDVQLVMCAGAPDTPEIAAEVRSAVAGLARSRTGVYWIKEILPIGKLREIVSAATVFVCPSIYEPLGIVNLEAMACATAVVASDVGGIPEVVADGITGSLVHYDPADPTGYQARLADAINALVADPAKAERLGHAGRQRCIQEFSWARVAEQTLDIYRKVCA; this is encoded by the coding sequence ATGCGGGTGGCAATGTTGACTCGGGAGTACCCGCCCGAGGTCTATGGCGGAGCCGGGGTACACGTCACCGAACTGGTGTCGCAACTGCGCCGTCTGTGCGCGGTCGACGTGCACTGCATGGGCGCACCCCGCCCGGGCGCCGCCGCCTATCAACCCGACCCCCGGCTGCGGAGCGCCAATGCAGCCCTGTCCACCCTGTCGTCGGACCTGCTGATGGCCAATGCGGCCGGCGCGGCCACCGTCGTTCATTCACACACCTGGTACACCGGCCTCGCCGGACACCTGGCCGCGCTGCTTCATGACATCCCACACGTTCTGACCGCGCATTCGCTTGAACCGATGCGGCCGTGGAAAGCCGAGCAACTCGGCGGCGGTTACCGGCTGTCGACGTGGGTGGAGCGCACCGCGGTGCTGGCCGCCGACGCGATCATTGCCGTCAGCTCCGGCATGCGCGACGACATCGTGCGGGTATACCCCACGCTGGATCCGAGCGTGGTGCACGTGATCCACAACGGGATTGACCCTGAGGTGTGGTATCCGGCCGGGCCCGTGCGCACCGGGTCGGTACTCGCCGAGCTTGGGGTCGATCCGAACCGGCCCATGGTGGCGTTCGTCGGGCGGATCACCCGCCAGAAGGGCGTCCAGCACCTGGTGGCGGCCGCACACCGATTCAGTCCGGACGTGCAGTTGGTGATGTGCGCCGGCGCCCCCGACACTCCGGAGATCGCCGCTGAAGTCCGGTCCGCGGTAGCCGGACTGGCCCGTAGTCGCACCGGCGTCTACTGGATCAAAGAAATCCTTCCCATCGGGAAGCTGCGTGAAATTGTCTCGGCGGCAACAGTTTTCGTGTGCCCTTCGATATACGAGCCGTTGGGCATCGTTAACCTGGAGGCGATGGCGTGCGCAACCGCGGTGGTGGCGTCAGACGTCGGCGGGATACCTGAAGTGGTCGCCGACGGGATCACCGGTTCGCTGGTGCACTACGACCCAGCCGACCCGACTGGTTACCAAGCCCGGCTGGCCGATGCGATCAATGCCCTGGTCGCCGACCCTGCAAAAGCGGAGCGCCTCGGCCATGCAGGACGCCAGCGCTGTATCCAAGAGTTCTCCTGGGCACGCGTCGCCGAGCAGACGCTGGACATCTATCGGAAGGTGTGCGCGTAA
- a CDS encoding TIGR00730 family Rossman fold protein — MPAKSDMPGAWTVAVYCAAGPTHPELLELAATLGESLAERGWTLVWGGGHVSAMGAVASAARARGGWTVGVIPKLLVHRELADDDADELIITDTMWERKQVMEDRADAFIALPGGVGTLDELLNAWTEGYLGVHDKPIVMLDPWGHYDGLRAWMYGLVDTGYISQMAVDRLVVVDKVCEALNACEPV, encoded by the coding sequence ATGCCCGCGAAAAGCGATATGCCCGGTGCGTGGACGGTGGCTGTGTACTGCGCGGCCGGGCCTACCCACCCAGAGCTGTTGGAACTCGCCGCCACACTCGGAGAGTCGCTAGCCGAGCGGGGTTGGACCCTGGTGTGGGGCGGCGGTCACGTTTCGGCCATGGGGGCCGTCGCCTCTGCGGCGCGGGCTCGGGGCGGCTGGACGGTCGGTGTGATTCCCAAGTTGCTGGTGCACCGGGAACTAGCTGACGACGACGCCGACGAGCTGATCATCACCGACACCATGTGGGAGCGTAAGCAGGTCATGGAGGATCGCGCCGACGCCTTCATTGCGTTGCCAGGTGGCGTCGGCACCCTGGACGAGTTGTTGAACGCGTGGACCGAGGGATACCTCGGGGTGCACGACAAACCGATCGTGATGCTAGATCCCTGGGGCCACTACGACGGCCTGCGAGCATGGATGTACGGGTTGGTCGACACTGGGTATATCTCACAGATGGCCGTGGACCGCCTGGTGGTGGTCGATAAGGTCTGTGAGGCGCTGAATGCCTGCGAACCGGTGTGA
- a CDS encoding AAA family ATPase yields MPMRWNVPQHAAALAQLDVALSDTAHPGAAVLGPDGGGKSTLARLAAEGYVREHPATLTRWVIGTPAERVVPFGAFGHLVDIADIGKPAALLRAARASLGGDGNLLLVVDDAHHLDILSATLVYQLALAGTARMIVTARGPDSGPAPEAIAALWTDGLLDRIDIEPPGGATAPAQVDEFIAELPGAARSVLDYLAVQEPLALADLAVLAGDGAVEQAQEWGAAETRVRADDDPVVYTAHPLFAERARVALGDDGARRRRTELVTLLSQHPRDHLSDRLRLASLALDSDAPQPVSEVIEAARQALRLGDLALGERLARWALERSGDLAARLHLAHALGFEGRGREADAVLAAVDSTALSEPELMAWTQLRAANQFFMLSEPERATAFLRTTRSRITDASQRVTLDALSATFAMNAGNLGHAVEMAREVLASPSADDQAVAWAASAGALCAARQGRFGDVEPLAQRALNAEHPGVLRFTIGLGQTTALLMAGRLDAARQLAQQFTDFAELQQPGRAIGEVLLAHVLIANGEFGQAAALLEPAAATLERTGYSWGPLSLMLLATALAQQGDIPESAKALRRAETRHGTKSALFAPELGLARAWTRATARDKTGAVTAAREAARTAERARQSAVALRSWHDAIRLGDVRAVDPATRLAAEIDCTVGNIVVRHARALADGDAGALAAVADELAAIGMAAAAADAVAQARRCGNT; encoded by the coding sequence GTGCCGATGCGATGGAACGTCCCTCAGCACGCTGCCGCCCTAGCGCAGCTGGATGTCGCGCTGAGTGACACCGCACACCCCGGCGCGGCGGTACTTGGACCCGACGGAGGCGGCAAATCCACGTTGGCCCGATTGGCCGCCGAAGGGTACGTCCGCGAGCACCCAGCCACGCTCACCCGCTGGGTGATCGGGACACCAGCCGAACGCGTGGTCCCATTCGGGGCCTTCGGCCATCTGGTGGATATCGCCGATATTGGTAAACCCGCTGCGCTGTTGCGGGCGGCCCGGGCATCGCTGGGCGGTGATGGCAACTTGTTGCTCGTCGTCGACGACGCGCATCACCTCGACATCCTGTCGGCCACCCTGGTGTATCAGCTGGCACTGGCCGGCACCGCCCGGATGATCGTGACGGCACGTGGCCCGGATTCTGGGCCCGCACCCGAGGCCATCGCCGCGCTGTGGACCGACGGCTTGCTGGACCGGATCGACATCGAACCGCCCGGCGGGGCGACCGCCCCAGCGCAGGTCGACGAATTCATCGCCGAGTTGCCGGGCGCGGCACGGTCGGTGCTCGACTATCTCGCCGTCCAGGAGCCACTGGCGCTCGCCGATCTCGCGGTCCTCGCCGGCGACGGCGCGGTGGAGCAGGCGCAAGAGTGGGGCGCCGCCGAAACCCGGGTGCGCGCCGACGACGATCCGGTCGTGTACACGGCGCACCCGCTGTTCGCCGAACGAGCACGCGTCGCGCTTGGCGACGATGGTGCGCGACGGCGGCGCACCGAGTTGGTCACGCTGCTCTCCCAGCATCCGCGCGACCACCTCAGCGACCGGCTGCGGCTGGCGTCGCTGGCACTGGACAGCGACGCGCCGCAGCCGGTCAGCGAGGTCATCGAGGCCGCGCGGCAGGCGCTGCGGCTGGGTGACCTCGCGCTCGGCGAACGACTGGCCCGCTGGGCGCTGGAGCGCTCCGGCGACCTGGCGGCGCGGCTGCATCTGGCGCACGCCCTGGGCTTCGAGGGTCGCGGCCGCGAGGCCGACGCGGTGCTGGCCGCGGTCGACTCCACCGCGTTGTCCGAACCCGAGCTGATGGCCTGGACGCAGCTGCGGGCCGCCAATCAGTTCTTCATGCTCAGCGAACCCGAGCGGGCCACCGCGTTTCTGCGGACCACGCGCAGTCGGATCACGGATGCCAGCCAGCGCGTCACCCTCGACGCGCTGAGCGCCACCTTCGCGATGAACGCGGGCAATCTCGGGCACGCCGTCGAAATGGCTCGCGAGGTGCTGGCGTCGCCGTCGGCCGATGACCAGGCGGTGGCGTGGGCGGCCAGCGCCGGCGCATTGTGTGCGGCCCGGCAGGGGCGTTTCGGCGACGTCGAGCCGCTGGCGCAGCGCGCGCTGAACGCCGAGCATCCTGGGGTGCTGCGCTTCACGATCGGGCTGGGCCAGACCACCGCGCTATTGATGGCGGGTCGGCTGGACGCGGCCCGGCAACTCGCCCAGCAGTTCACCGACTTCGCCGAACTGCAGCAGCCGGGCCGCGCGATCGGCGAGGTGCTGCTGGCGCATGTGCTGATCGCCAACGGCGAATTCGGCCAAGCGGCGGCGCTGCTCGAGCCGGCGGCGGCCACCCTGGAACGCACCGGCTACTCGTGGGGACCGCTGTCGCTGATGCTGCTGGCTACCGCGTTGGCCCAGCAGGGAGATATACCCGAGTCGGCAAAAGCGTTGCGGCGCGCGGAAACTCGACACGGAACCAAGTCGGCGTTGTTCGCGCCCGAGCTCGGGCTAGCGCGGGCCTGGACCAGGGCGACCGCCCGGGACAAGACGGGCGCCGTCACCGCGGCCAGGGAGGCGGCCCGCACCGCCGAGCGGGCCAGACAGTCGGCGGTGGCGCTGCGCTCCTGGCATGACGCCATCCGGCTGGGCGACGTCCGCGCGGTGGACCCGGCGACTCGGCTGGCCGCCGAAATCGACTGCACCGTAGGCAATATCGTCGTCCGCCACGCCCGGGCGCTGGCCGACGGCGATGCCGGGGCGCTGGCGGCGGTGGCCGACGAGCTGGCCGCGATCGGGATGGCCGCCGCGGCCGCCGATGCTGTCGCCCAGGCGCGGCGATGCGGGAACACATAG
- a CDS encoding DUF3117 domain-containing protein — protein MAAMKPRTGDGPLEATKEGRGIVMRVPLEGGGRLVVELTPDEAAALGDELKGVTS, from the coding sequence ATGGCGGCGATGAAGCCCCGGACCGGAGACGGTCCTTTGGAAGCGACGAAGGAGGGGCGCGGCATCGTGATGCGGGTACCACTTGAGGGTGGGGGTCGCCTGGTGGTCGAGTTGACGCCCGACGAAGCTGCCGCGCTGGGTGACGAGCTCAAGGGTGTGACTAGCTAG
- the folP gene encoding dihydropteroate synthase — MAIVNRTPDSFFDKGATFNDAAARDSAHRAIAEGADVVDVGGVKAGPGDHVDADTEVARLVPFIEWLRGAYPNQLISVDTWRSEVAKKACAAGADLINDTWGGVDPGIAEVAAEFGAGLVCTHTGGAQPRTRPFRVSYGTTTRHVVDDVIRQVTGAAERAVAVGVARDRVLIDPAHDFGKNTFHGLLLLRHVDDLVKTGWPVLLALSNKDVVGETLGVDVTERLEGTLAATALAAAAGARMFRVHQVTATRRVLEMVASIVGTRPPTRTVRGLA, encoded by the coding sequence ATGGCGATCGTGAACCGCACCCCGGATTCGTTCTTCGACAAGGGCGCGACCTTCAACGATGCGGCCGCAAGAGACTCCGCCCACCGGGCCATCGCCGAGGGGGCTGATGTCGTTGACGTCGGCGGCGTCAAGGCGGGACCCGGCGACCACGTCGATGCCGACACCGAGGTTGCCCGGCTGGTGCCGTTCATTGAGTGGCTTCGCGGCGCCTACCCGAACCAGCTGATCAGCGTCGACACTTGGCGCTCGGAGGTGGCCAAGAAGGCCTGCGCAGCGGGTGCGGACCTGATCAACGACACCTGGGGCGGTGTCGACCCGGGCATCGCGGAGGTGGCCGCCGAGTTCGGTGCGGGCCTGGTGTGTACGCACACCGGTGGCGCGCAGCCCCGCACCCGCCCCTTCCGGGTGAGTTACGGTACGACTACCCGCCACGTGGTGGACGACGTGATCCGCCAGGTCACCGGCGCAGCCGAGCGGGCGGTCGCGGTCGGAGTAGCTCGCGACCGGGTGCTGATCGACCCGGCGCATGATTTCGGCAAGAACACCTTCCACGGGCTGCTGCTGTTGCGGCACGTGGACGATCTTGTTAAGACCGGGTGGCCTGTGCTTCTGGCGTTGAGCAATAAGGACGTAGTCGGGGAGACTCTGGGCGTGGACGTGACCGAACGGCTTGAGGGGACGCTGGCAGCCACCGCGCTGGCCGCGGCCGCGGGCGCGCGGATGTTCCGCGTGCACCAGGTCACGGCTACTCGGCGGGTGCTGGAGATGGTTGCCTCGATCGTGGGGACGCGCCCACCGACGCGCACGGTGAGGGGGCTCGCATGA
- the fadD6 gene encoding long-chain-acyl-CoA synthetase FadD6, whose translation MSDHDGGSRATVKFTDIALRLPGLLADTPSILRGVLTGLLNTPTTKVSIGTVFQDRAARYGDRVFLKFGDQRLTYRDANATANRYAAVLAARGVGPGDVVGIMLRNSPNAVLAMLAAIKCGAIAGMLNYHQRGEVLAHSLGLLNAKVLLAEADLVSAVSDSGGSAAEVLTIEDLERFAATAPATNRASASAVRAKDAAFYIFTSGTTGFPKASVMSHQRWLRVLAIFGGMGLRLKSSDTLYSCLPLYHNNALTVAVSSVINSGATLALGKSFSASRFWDEVIASRATAFIYIGEICRYLLNQPPKPTDRAHQVRVICGNGLRPEIWEEFTQRFGIARVCEFYASSEGTSAFINIFNLPRTTGISPIPLAYVEYDPDTGEPLRDDDGRVRRVPSGEPGLLLTPVNRFQPFDGYTDPAASEKKLVRNAFREGDCWLNTGDVMSPQGMGHAAFVDRLGDTFRWKGENVATTQVEAALAADAAIEECTVYGVEIPRTGGRAGMAAVKLRDGAEFDGKSLARKVYGQLPAYALPLFLRVVESLEHTTTFKSRKVELRRQAYGSDVADPLYVLAGRDEGYVPYYAEYLEEVSAGKRPQG comes from the coding sequence GTGTCCGATCACGACGGTGGTTCGCGCGCCACGGTCAAGTTCACCGATATCGCGTTGCGATTGCCGGGCTTGCTGGCCGACACGCCCTCGATCCTGCGCGGGGTGCTGACCGGGCTGCTGAACACGCCGACAACCAAAGTCTCGATCGGCACCGTCTTCCAGGATCGTGCCGCTCGCTACGGTGACCGGGTCTTTCTGAAGTTCGGCGACCAGCGGTTGACCTATCGCGACGCCAATGCGACCGCCAACCGGTATGCCGCGGTGTTGGCGGCCCGTGGTGTCGGCCCCGGCGACGTCGTCGGGATCATGCTGCGTAACTCGCCCAATGCGGTGCTGGCAATGCTGGCCGCGATCAAGTGCGGCGCCATCGCCGGAATGCTCAATTACCACCAGCGCGGCGAGGTCCTGGCGCACAGCCTGGGGCTGCTTAACGCGAAGGTGCTGCTTGCCGAGGCCGACCTGGTCAGCGCCGTGAGCGATAGCGGCGGCTCGGCTGCTGAGGTGCTGACCATCGAGGACCTGGAGCGATTCGCCGCGACCGCACCCGCCACCAACCGGGCGTCCGCGTCAGCGGTACGGGCTAAAGACGCCGCGTTCTATATCTTCACCTCGGGCACCACCGGATTCCCCAAAGCCAGCGTGATGAGTCATCAGCGCTGGTTGCGGGTGCTAGCGATCTTCGGCGGAATGGGGCTGCGGCTGAAGTCTTCCGACACGCTCTACAGCTGCCTGCCGCTGTACCACAACAACGCGCTGACGGTCGCGGTGTCGTCGGTGATCAACTCCGGGGCGACGCTGGCGCTGGGGAAGTCGTTTTCGGCGTCGCGATTCTGGGACGAGGTGATTGCAAGCCGGGCTACCGCCTTCATCTACATCGGCGAAATCTGCCGGTATCTGCTCAACCAACCACCCAAGCCAACCGACCGCGCGCACCAGGTGAGGGTGATCTGCGGCAACGGGCTGCGGCCGGAGATCTGGGAGGAGTTCACGCAGCGTTTCGGCATTGCGCGAGTCTGCGAGTTCTACGCCTCTAGCGAAGGCACTTCGGCGTTCATCAATATCTTCAACCTGCCGCGGACCACGGGGATATCGCCGATACCGCTGGCCTATGTGGAATACGACCCGGATACCGGTGAACCGCTGCGGGACGACGACGGACGGGTGCGTCGGGTGCCCTCCGGTGAACCCGGCCTGTTGCTCACCCCGGTCAACAGATTCCAGCCATTCGACGGCTACACCGACCCGGCGGCCAGCGAAAAGAAGTTGGTGCGCAACGCTTTCCGTGAAGGCGACTGCTGGCTCAACACCGGCGACGTGATGAGCCCGCAAGGCATGGGACATGCCGCGTTCGTCGATCGGCTTGGCGACACCTTCCGCTGGAAGGGCGAGAATGTGGCCACCACACAGGTCGAAGCCGCGTTGGCAGCGGACGCTGCCATCGAGGAGTGCACGGTCTACGGCGTCGAGATCCCACGTACCGGTGGCCGAGCCGGGATGGCCGCAGTGAAACTTCGCGATGGTGCGGAATTCGATGGCAAATCCTTGGCCCGCAAGGTCTACGGCCAGCTGCCGGCCTACGCGCTTCCGCTCTTTCTGCGGGTGGTGGAGTCCTTGGAACACACCACGACGTTCAAGAGTCGCAAGGTAGAGCTGCGTCGCCAAGCCTATGGCAGTGATGTGGCGGATCCGCTGTACGTGCTGGCCGGCCGCGACGAGGGTTATGTGCCGTACTACGCCGAATACCTCGAGGAAGTTTCGGCCGGTAAGCGACCGCAGGGCTGA